From a single Candidatus Cetobacterium colombiensis genomic region:
- the glsA gene encoding glutaminase A encodes MQELLKKLVEKHRQTTNLGKVANYIPELEKTNPKDLGIYIIDNDGNEYFAGEYNNKFTVQSISKVVALMLAIFDNGEDYVFSKVGMDPSGDPFNSIRKLETSSRRKPYNPMINAGAIVVSSMIKGNDVKDKFNRLLEFFKKITEDPTLELNPKVYLSESETGNKNRAMGYYLKDEGIISGNVEEALEIYFKQCSIDVTAKTIAKLGLFLANEGQLSNGEQVVSNRVSRIVKTLMVTCGMYDNSGEFAVRVGLPSKSGVGGGIVSVVPHKMGIGIYSPALDQKGNPLAGIYLLEDLCNELKCRIF; translated from the coding sequence ATGCAGGAATTATTAAAAAAACTCGTTGAAAAACATAGACAAACAACTAATTTAGGAAAAGTTGCTAATTACATTCCAGAATTAGAAAAAACTAATCCTAAGGATTTAGGAATATATATTATAGATAATGATGGAAATGAATACTTTGCAGGAGAGTACAATAATAAATTTACTGTTCAAAGTATTTCAAAAGTTGTTGCTCTTATGCTTGCTATATTCGATAATGGTGAGGATTACGTTTTCTCTAAAGTTGGAATGGATCCAAGTGGTGATCCTTTTAATTCCATTAGAAAACTAGAAACTTCTAGTAGAAGAAAACCATATAATCCCATGATTAATGCTGGTGCAATTGTAGTTTCGTCGATGATTAAAGGAAATGATGTTAAAGATAAATTCAATAGGCTATTAGAATTTTTTAAAAAAATAACAGAGGATCCAACTTTAGAGTTAAATCCTAAAGTTTATTTAAGTGAATCAGAAACTGGAAATAAAAATAGAGCAATGGGATATTATTTAAAAGATGAAGGAATTATTTCTGGTAATGTGGAAGAAGCTTTAGAAATCTATTTTAAACAATGCTCAATTGATGTAACTGCTAAAACTATTGCTAAATTAGGACTATTTTTAGCCAATGAAGGACAATTAAGTAATGGTGAGCAGGTTGTTTCCAATAGAGTTAGTCGAATTGTTAAAACACTTATGGTTACTTGTGGAATGTATGATAATTCAGGTGAATTTGCTGTTAGGGTTGGTTTACCTTCTAAAAGTGGAGTCGGTGGTGGAATTGTTTCCGTAGTACCGCATAAAATGGGGATTGGAATATATTCTCCTGCTTTAGATCAAAAAGGAAATCCATTAGCTGGCATTTATCTTTTAGAAGATTTGTGTAACGAACTTAAATGTAGAATTTTTTAA